The genomic window TCGAGTCGCATTACGACGTGATCATCTTCGATTGTCCGCCGCAACTGGGCTACCTGACCATGTCCGCGCTCTGCGCCTCGACCGGCGTGCTGATCACCATCGTGCCGAACATGCTCGACGTCGCCTCGATGTCGCAATTCCTGCAAATGAGCGCCGACCTGCTCGATGTCGTGTCAAATGCGGGCGCGGGGATGGATTTCGACTTCCTGCGCTTCCTGATCAACCGTTACGAACCCAACGACGGGCCGCAGCAACAGGTCGTCGCCTTCCTGCGCCAGCTGTTCAGCCAGGAAGTCATGGTCTCCGCCATGCTCAAATCCACCGCGATCTCCGACGCGGGGCTCACGCATCAGACCGTCTATGAAGTGGATCGCAGCCAGTTCAACCGCAACACCTATGACCGCGCGGTCGATTCACTAAATGCTGTCAATGATGAAATAGAATCCTTGCTCCAGACATCTTGGAGACGCTAATGGCACGCAAAGGCATACTTTCGACCCAGATCCCGCAGAAAGCGGATGCGAAACCGCAGGTGAAACCGCGCATGATGCCGCAGGGCGCCGTCGGTGCGCTGCAAAGCTCGCTGTCGCGGCTTCAGGAAAACGCGGTGCAGGACATCGACCCGACGCTGATCGACGAGGCCGGGCTCGAGGACCGGCTCGGCCTCGACTGGACGGCGCAACGGCAGCTCGAGGACTCGATTCGCACCTACGGGCAACAGGTGCCGGTGCTCCTGCGCCCCAATCCGGCCAGGCCGGGCCGCTATGAAATCGTCTACGGCCGCCGCCGGCTCATCGCGCTCAAGGCGATCGGCCAGCCGGTGAAGGCGATGATCCGGCAGCTCGACGATCAGGCGCTGGTGATGGCGCAGGGGCAGGAAAACACCGCGCGGCAGGACCTGAGCTTCATCGAGAAGGCGAATTTCGCGGCCCAGCTCCAGGAGGCCGGCTATGACCGGCAGACAATCGCCGCCGCGCTGTCCATGGACCTGCCGATGGTGAGCCGGATGCTCAAGGTGGGCACGGCGTTCAAGACCGAATTCCTGCGCAAGATCGGCTCCGCCCCCTCCATCGGGCGGGAACGCTGGATGCTGCTGGTGAAATGTTTCGAGGAGGATCCCTCCGCCCGGACACGGGCGCGGACCGCCACGGCACAGCTCGAATTTTCCTCCCTTTCCTCGGACGATCGGTTCGAGACCGTGCTGGCACGCGCCCAGGGCGGCCCGGCCCCCTCCCCTGCCCCGTCGGACAGCGTCAAGCGGCAGGTCATCGCGGAGGACGGGCAGACCCTTGCCGAGGTGAAGGCGACCCGCCGCGGCACCGCCGTGACGTTTCCGGCGCGGGAGGACGAGGGATTCGCAACCTGGATCGCGGAGAATGCCGACGATCTGGTTCAGGAGCTTCACGCCCGCTGGCAACAAGGCCGGGCGGAAGATTGAGGACAAGAGAGCAACAAGGAGGCACGTAGACGGACACAAAAGAAAAGCCCCCCAGGACAAACCCGGAAGGCCCTTCTAGAACTTAAGCACCTCTGGAATATCCCTTCCCCGCCTCTCCTGTCAACTCCGCTCGCGCGAGTGGGGCGTGGATTTTGTTGTCTTTCGTGAAAATTTCATGCGACATGCGACCGATTTCTCCATCGGGCGGCCGGTTTCGGCTTGCCTGCCGACAGGTTCCGCCGGACAGGCACCGGCGGACAGCCCGGACAAATGGGCCCTGCTCACCACCTTCACCGCGGCGGTTCCCGAATACGGGCTGTCGCATCGCGCGGTGACGGTGCTGCGCGCGCTGCTGAGCTTCTTTCCGAAACGCGAATTGCCAGCCGGCAAGGGCGCCGCCATCGTCTTCCCCTCGAACACCACGCTCTCCGAACGTCTCGGCGGGATGCCCGAGAGCACGCTGCGCCGCCATCTTCGCCAGCTCGTCGACACCGGCTTCATCGCGCGGCACGACAGTCCGAACGGCAAGCGCTTCGCCCGCGCGCTCGGCACGGAGATCCGCGCCGCCTTCGGCTTCGACCTCTCGCCGCTGGCCCGCCGCGCCGGGGAGTTGGCCCAGGTCGCCGCACGGCTGACACGACGGGCGGAGGAGATCGCGCTGCTGCGGGCGGCGATCCTCGCGCACCGCAACGACCTTCTGACGCTCTGCGAGGTTCAGGGCAGGGATCCCGCCGCCTTCGCCGCGCTCCTCGACTTCACGCGGCTGATGTTGCGGCGCAAGGTCGGGCCGGAGGAGCTTCGCGCCCTCGACACCCGGCTGTCCGCCACGATCGCCACGCTGGCGGCCCCGCAGGACCCTGTGGAAACGGCCGGGGAAATACCGTCGGAAACACCGGAAACGAGCGTCAGCAACAGCGAAAATGAGCGGCACATACAGACAGAAAAAAAATCTGTTTCTGACTCTGAAGGCCGGGGCAGGGACCGGACCCGTTCCGAGAACGACACCGGACCGCACCGGGCACCCCCGCTCCAGCTCCAGGACATCCCGACCACCTTCCCGACGTTCAGCGAATTCTTTCCCGAGAAGATTGTCAGCTGGCAAATGCTGCGCGACCGCACCGAGCTTCTCATTCCGATGCTGGGGATCGACAGGCCCGTCCATGTCGAAGCACGGCGGGGAATGGGCGAGGACACGGCAAGTCTCGTGGTCCTCTGCATCCTCGAGAGGTTCGCGGAAATCGACGCACCCGGCGCCTACCTCCGCCGCCTGTCGCGCCTCGCCGCGCGGGGGCTGTTCGACGTCGTCCCGATGCTCGCCGCCCAAAGGGCCCGCGTCGCGCAGGCCGCGGGGAAAATTGTCAGCTGACAATTTTTCGTCCGGGGGAGGCGCGCGGCGGGAGGTGCTGCATCAATTGTCAGCTGACAATTTTGCGGAGCGGTTGCAAAGGCCGGCCCGCGACAGCCGCGCCGGGCGCCATCGCAGGCCCCTGCGCCACCGGCCGAGATCGCGATTGTCAGCTGACAATTTTCAGGATGGATGAGATCTATTTCCACCGCCACCCCCTCCCGGACGGCCCACGGCCGGCCGAAATTGTCAGCTGACAATTTCTGGCTCCGACGAAAAATGCCCACGATCGCGACGGGACGACGCCGATTGTCAGCTGACAATTTTTGCGCGCGGGTGGGCCGGCCTCCGGCGCTGAGAGCGGGACCGGAGCTTCGTCAACCGCCAGAGCGGCGCTGACCACCGTGGCGATTGTCAGCTGACAATTTCACGACCTGCTACGGACAAAAGCCCCGGCCTTCTCCCCGGATCCTCGATAGCCCTGCGCCCGGTTGCGACGATTGTCAGCTGACAATTTTTCCGAACGGCCCACCCGCGCGGTGCCAGAAAGACATGGAGGGCAGCGGGGCAGGGCGCTCACTCCGCGGCGCCGAGCGCGGCGAGCAGGTCCTCGATTTCGTCCAGAAGCGTTCCGATCCGCTCGCGTCCGACCGCCTCTTCGATCTCCGCGAGGATCCGCGCGTTCTGCGGTGCGAGCCTGTCGAGAAAGCTTTGGCCCTCCGCGGTAAGGCTGACAATCCGTCGCCGCCGGTCCTCCGCCTCCCGCCGCGTGTGGAGGAACCCGCGCGCCTCGAGCCGGCGCATGATGCGGGTGAGGGAGGGGGCGAGCAGCCCCGCGCGGGTCGCGAGAGGGCCGGCCTCCGTCTCCCCGAATTCCGCGAGCACCCGCAGGACGCGCCATTGCGGCTCGGTCACGTCATGGGCGGCGAGCATCGGGCGAAAGCGATCCATCACGCCCTCCCGTGCCCGCAGGAGCGCGACCGGAAGCGTCCCGGAGATCCGGGGGGCGGACTCCGGCGGGGCTGTCCCGTGTTTCGGCGGTTCCTGCATCGCGACTCCCGGCCGGCTGACAATGATGGTAATTAACATGTTAACTAAATACGCGCACAGAGTCATCCGTCCTCGCGCGCCCGGCCGGTGCAGGGGAGTGGGGCAGGGGGGCAGCCACGAAAAAGGGCGCGGGATTTCCCCCGCGCCCTCACGCGTTCTCCCCGCGATCAGCTCCGCGGTTTCAGGTTCTGCGGATCGTAGAGCGGCGCATAGCCGACGCCCGCCACCTCGACGGGATAGACCTCGTCGAAATAGGAGATCTCGAGCTTGCGCCCCACCTCGCAATAGTCCCAGGGCAGGTAGGCGAGCGCGATGTTCCTGCCGATGCTCGGCCCGAAGGCAATCGAGGTCGTGTAGGAGCGGCGGCCGAGCGCGTCGACCAGCGTCTCCCCCGTCGCCGGGTCGAGCACCGGCTGGGACCCGACCGGATAGCGCGCGACGCCGGTGCTGTCGATATTGTCGGTCATCACCAGCGTGCAGAGCATGGCCGGCTGATGCGCGCGGGCGCGGTATTCGAGATGTTTCTCCTTGCCGCGGAACTCCGCCTCCTTGACCTTCGGCCGGGCGAGATCCGCCTCGTAGAGGTTGTATTGCGTGATCAGGTCGGCGTTCTGGAGCCGCAGCGACTTCTCCAGCCGCCGCGAATTCGCATAGGTCTCGACCCCCACCGCAATGATGCCGGTTGCCCGCAGCGCATCCCAGACGGCCAGCCCGTCCTCATAGCGCATGTGCAGCTCCCAGCCCTGTTCGCCGACATAGGAAATGCGGAAGGCGGAGACCTTCCTGCCCGCGATCTCGATGGTGCGGATCGCCGCAAAGGGGAAATTCTCCACCTCGAGCCTCTCCGGCTCGGCCACGACCTTTTTCAGCGTCTCGCGCGCGTTCGGGCCCCAGATGCCGATGGTGGTGTAATCCTCCGTCACGTCGGTGATGGTGACGTCGAGCCCGCGGTCCTGCGCCATGCGCCGCATGTAGACGAGGTCGCGCGGCCCCGCATCGGCGCCGTTCACGAGCCGGCAGCGGTCCTCCATGCGGAACACCGTGAAATCGGCGCGGACATTGCCCTCGTCGTCGAGCATGTGGGTATAGATCCCCTTGCCGATAGTCGCCTCCCCGCCGATCTTCGCGGCGCAGAGATATTCCATCAGCGCGACATGGTCCGGCCCGGCGATGTCGGTCATGTGGAAATGCGACAGGTTGATCAGGCCGCAATCCGCGCTCATCTCGAGCTGTTCGGCATTCGACACGCGCCAGAAATGGCGGTTGTCCCATTCGTTCTCCCGCACCGGCACCTGGTCGGCGTATTTTTCCAGCAGGTGCTCGTTGGCGGCATAGCCATGCGCCCGTTCCCAGCCGCCCAGCTCCATGAAATAGCCGCCGAGCTCCACCTCGCGCTCATGGAACGGCGAGCGGCGGATGCCGCGGCCGTTGGCGAAGGGTTCGCGCGTGTGCACCGGCGGGTTGTAGATCTTCGCCGCCGTCTCCTCGCAGCGGCCCCGGATGAACTCGGGGTCGAGCTGGAAATCGTTGAAGCGCGCGTAGTCGATCGCGTGGTGGTCGATATGGGTGCGGCCGTGGGTCATCCAGTCGGCAATGAGCTTGCCCATGCCGGGGCCGTCCTTGACCCAGATCGCGACCGCGTACCACAGGCCCCGCAGCTTGCGGCTTTCGCCCATCGACGGGCCGCCGTCGGTGGTGGTTTGCAGCAACCCGTTGAAGGAATGGCTTTCGTTGAAGCCGAGATCGCCGAGGATCGGGGTCAGTTCCATGGCGCGTTCGAGCGGTTCGATGACGTCCTCGAGCTCGAGATCGCGCTGCGAGGGCGACAGGCGCGCCTGGTCCTTTTCGAGGATCTCGCGCGGATGCACGAGGCGCGGGTTCTTCTCGTAGTAATAGCCCCATTCGATCTGGCCGCCCTCGGTCGATTTCGGATCGCCGGTGTCGCGCAGATAGGCGGAGTTGCCCTGGTCGCGCAGCAGCGGATAGCCGATCTCCTTGCCGGTGCCGGCGAAGGCGTCATAGGGCCCGAAGAAGGTCAGCGGGTGGTCGACCGGCATCACCGGAAGGTCTTCGCCCGCCATCTCCGCGATCAGCCGGCCCCAGAGACCGGCACAGACGACGACGTGATCGGCCATGATCGTGCCGCGGGTGGTCTTCACCCCGGTGATGCGCCCGTCCTCGGAGATCAGCTCGAGCGCGGAGGTGTTGGCGAAGGCGGTGAGCTTGCCGGCCGCCACGCCCGCGTCCACGAGCTTGCCCGCCACGGTCTGCGACCGCGGGATGACGAGCCCGGCGTCCGGATCCCACATCGCGCCCTGGATCTGGTCCTCCTCGAGCAGGGGGAATTTCTCCTTCGCCTCGGCGGCGGAGATCATCCGCACATTGGTGCCGAAGGCCCGGCCGGAATCGACCCGGCGCTTCAGTTCGGCCATGCGTTCGTCATCGCCCACGCGCGCGACCTCGAGCCCGCCGATCCGGGCGTAATGGCCCATCTTCTCGTAGAAATCCATCGAATACATCGTGGACCAGGTCGAGAGCAGGTCATGGCTCGTCGCATAGCAGAAGTCCGAGGCATGGGCCGTGGAGCCGATGTCGGTCGGGATGCCGGACTTGTCGATGCCGACGATCCCGTCCCAGCCGTTTTCGATGAGGTGATGCGCGACGGAGGCACCGACGATGCCGCCGAGGCCGACGATGACGACGTTCGCCCTGTTGGGAAATGCGGACATTTCTCTCATTCCTTCTTTTCGAGATGTCTGTCTGTTGGTCTGCGTGGCGGCGCCACGCGCGGGAGGCCGGGTCCATCGCCCGGCCCCGGAACCGACGAGAGCCGCGCAGGGGGAATGTCCCCTGCGCGGCCGGTCCATGTGTCGCGGATCTGATCCCCGCGCATTGTCATCCGTCCAGGTCCGGCACCGGCAGCCCCCTGCGCCGGCAGGCGGCGACAAGCGTGTTGTGCATCAGGCTCATGATCGTCATCGGTCCGACGCCGCCCGGCACCGGGGTGATCGCGCGGGCGCGCTCGGCGGCGGCGGCGAAATCGACGTCGCCCACGAGCAGCGTCCGGCCGTCGCGCAGCACGCGGCTCGTGCCGACGTCGATCACGGTCGCGCCCGGCTTGATCCATTCGCCGCGGATCATCTCCGCCTGGCCGACGGCGGCGACGACGATATCGGCCCGCGCGACCTTTTCGGGCAGGTCGCGGCTGCGCGAATGCGCCATGGTCACGGTGCAGTTCTCCGCCAGCAGGAGCTGCGCCATCGGCTTGCCCACGAGGATCGACCGCCCGATGACGATGGCATCGAGCCCGGCGAGGGAGCCGAGCGTTTCCCGCAGCAGCATGAGACAGCCGAGCGGCGTGCAGGACACGAGGCCCGGCAGGCCGGCGACGAGGTGGCCCGCGCTCAGCGGGTGCAGCCCGTCCACGTCCTTGCCGGGGTCGATCGCCTCGATCACCGCGCGGCTGTCGAGGGGGGAGGGCAGGGGGAGCTGCACGAGGATCCCGTCCACCGCCGCGTCGGCATTGAGCCCGGCGACGAGGGCGAGGAGTTCCTCCTGCGTCGTGTCGGCGGGCAGGCGGTGCTCGAAACTCTCCATCCCGAGCTTGCGCGCCATGCGGCCCTTGCTGCGGACGTAGATCTCGCTCGCGGGGTCGGTGCCGACGAGCACCACGGCGAGGCCCGGCGCGCGGCCGGTCCGGGCGGCGAAATCCGACGCTCCGGCCGCGATGCGGTCCCCGAGACCGGCGGCGAAGGCCTTTCCGTCGATGAGATGTGCGGTCATGCGCGAGAATCCTTTGCGGTTGCGGCGGAGGGGCAGGGGGCCGCCCCTCTCGCGGGCCGGGATCAGGGGATGAAGACCACGGTGCGGTTGTCGTTGAGCATCACCCGGCCCTCGAGGTGGAATTTCACCGCGCGGGCGAGGACGCGGGATTCGATGTCGCGGCCGGTGGCGACGAAATCCTCGGCGGACATGGAATGGCTCACGCGCTCGGTCTCCTGTTCGATGATCGGCCCTTCGTCGAGATCCGGCGTCACGTAATGCGCCGTCGCGCCGATCAGCTTCACCCCGCGTTCATGCGCCTGGTGATAGGGCTTCGCCCCCTTGAAGGACGGCAGGAAGGAATGGTGGATGTTGATGATCATGCCATAGAAGCGGTTCGACAGCTCGTTCGTCAGCACCTGCATGTAGCGGGCGAGGATGATGAGCTCGGCCCCGGTCTCCTGCACGAGCGCGGCGAGCCTGTCTTCCTGCTCGGCCTTGTTGTCCTTGTTCACCGGCCAGTAATGGAAGGGGATGCCCTCCTGTTCGGCCACCTTGCGCGCGTCCTCGTGGTTCGACACGATCGCGGCGACCTCGGCATCGAGCCAGCCGACCTTGATCTGGTAGAGCAGGTGCAGCATCGCATGGTCGAATTTCGACACCATGATGACGATCCTCGGGCGGCGCGTCTGGTCCTCGACCTTGAGCTTCAGGTCAAAGCGGTCCACCGCCGGTTTCAGCGCCAGTTCGACGGCGTCCTTGCTGGTCTGCTCGGGAAAGAGGCAGGCCATGCGCAGGAAGAACTTGTTGGTCTGGCGGTCCCAGAACTGGTTCGATTCCGCGATATTCGCCCCCCGCGCGGACATGGCGGAGGTGACGGCGGCGACGATGCCGCGCTGGTCGTCGCAGGCGATGCGCAGGATGTAGGAAGAAGAGCTCATTGTCTGCCGGTCCGTGTGAAGACGTTGGAGGGGGATCGTCATAGCTGGCGCTCCAGTTCGGGGACGACCTCGAAGAGGTCGCCGACGAGGCCGTAATCGGCCACCTGAAAGATCGGGGCATCTTCGTCGGTATTGATCGCGACGATGATCCTGCTGTCCTTCATGCCCGCGAGGTGCTGGATCGCACCGGAGATGCCGCAGGCGATGTAGAGATCGGGGGCGACCACCTTGCCGGTCTGGCCGACCTGGAGGTCGTTCGGGGCATAGCCCGCGTCCACCGCCGCGCGCGAGGCGCCGATGGCGCCGCCGAGCCTGTCGGCAAGCGGGGTGATGACCTCCCGGAATTTTTCCTCCGACCCGAGGGCGCGGCCGCCGGAGACGATGATCTTCGCGGAGGTGAGCTCGGGCCGGTCGCTTTGCGACAGGATGTTCTCGACGAAGCGGGACAGGTCCGCGCCCTCCGCCGGCACGTCCACGGCGGCGACCGGGGCGGACCCGCCCTCTGCCGCGGCGGCGAAGCCTGCGGTGCGCAGGGTCAGCACCCGGATCCGGTCGGTGGATTGCACCACCTCGACCGCATTGCCCGCGTAGATCGGGCGCTTGAACGTGTCGGGCGCGACGATCTCGGTCACCTCCGACACCTGCATCACGTCGAGCAGGGCGGCGACACGCGGGAGCACGTTCTTGCCGGTGGTGGTCGCCGGGGCGAGGATCGTGTCGTAGTCGCCCGCGAGCGACACGATGAGCGCGGCGGAGGGCTCGGCAAGGCGGTGTTCGAGCGCGTCGCTCTCCGCCACGAGCACCTTGCGCACGCCGGCGAGCTTCGCGGCGGCCGCGGCCGCGGCGGCGGCGTCCTTGCCCGCGATCAGGATGTCGATCTCGCCACCGATCTGCGCGGCCGCGGTGAGCGTCCTGGCGGTCTGGTCCGACAGGGTCGCGTTGTCATGGTCTGCAAAAAGGAGAATGGCCATGGAGGGGGTCCTTTCGGTCAGATGACGCCGGCTTCGGCTCTGAGCTTTTCGATCAGCTCGGCGGGGGTGGCGAGCCTGATCCCCGCCTGGCGCTGCACCGGCTCCTCGACGCGCAGCACGGTCAGGCGGCGCTCGACGGTGACGCCGAATTCCTCGGGCGTCTTCGTCTCGAGCGGCTTCTTCTTGGCCTTCATGATGTTCGGCAGGGAGGCATAGCGCGGCTCGTTGAGGCGCAGGTCGGCGGTGACGACGGCGGGGAGCGTGACCTCGATGGCCTGAAGGCCGCCGTCCACCTCCCGCGTGACCTTCGCCGTGCCGTCGCCGAGCGCGATCTCGGAGGCGAAGGTCGCCTGCGGCCAGCCGAGCAGGGCGGAGAGCATCTGGCCCGTCTGGTTGGCATCGTCGTCGATTGCCTGCTTGCCGAGGATCACGAGGCCGGGCGCCTCGGCGGAGACCACGGCCCGGAGCAGCTTTGCCACGGCGAGCGGTTCGACCGGACCCTCCGCGGCGATCAGGATCGCACGATCGGCGCCCATGGCGAGCGCGGTGCGCAGCACGTCCTGCGCCTGTGCCGGGCCGATGGAGACGGCGACGACCTCGTCGGCCTTGCCCGCTTCCTTCAGGCGCACGGCCTCCTCGACGGCGATCTCGTCGAAGGGGTTCATCGACATTTTCACGTTGGAGAGATCGACACCCGTGCGGTCCGCCCGGACGCGGATCTTCACGTTGTAATCGACCACCCGCTTCACGGGCACGAGTACCTTCATCTTCATCCTCTCTCTGTCGGAGCCCGACGCCGATCCCGCGGTGCCGGACAGGTCCGCGCCATTGGCGGGACCGTTTTTTGTTTCGGGTCGCGGGGGACATCGCCGGGGCGAGGCCTTTGCGGTCCCACCGGTCGTATGCCGGTGTTGGTCGTCCGATCCCGCCGGGCCGCTTTCCGCGACCGTCGCATTGCGGTATCGTGACA from Celeribacter indicus includes these protein-coding regions:
- the purU gene encoding formyltetrahydrofolate deformylase, translated to MSSSSYILRIACDDQRGIVAAVTSAMSARGANIAESNQFWDRQTNKFFLRMACLFPEQTSKDAVELALKPAVDRFDLKLKVEDQTRRPRIVIMVSKFDHAMLHLLYQIKVGWLDAEVAAIVSNHEDARKVAEQEGIPFHYWPVNKDNKAEQEDRLAALVQETGAELIILARYMQVLTNELSNRFYGMIINIHHSFLPSFKGAKPYHQAHERGVKLIGATAHYVTPDLDEGPIIEQETERVSHSMSAEDFVATGRDIESRVLARAVKFHLEGRVMLNDNRTVVFIP
- the folD gene encoding bifunctional methylenetetrahydrofolate dehydrogenase/methenyltetrahydrofolate cyclohydrolase FolD, whose product is MTAHLIDGKAFAAGLGDRIAAGASDFAARTGRAPGLAVVLVGTDPASEIYVRSKGRMARKLGMESFEHRLPADTTQEELLALVAGLNADAAVDGILVQLPLPSPLDSRAVIEAIDPGKDVDGLHPLSAGHLVAGLPGLVSCTPLGCLMLLRETLGSLAGLDAIVIGRSILVGKPMAQLLLAENCTVTMAHSRSRDLPEKVARADIVVAAVGQAEMIRGEWIKPGATVIDVGTSRVLRDGRTLLVGDVDFAAAAERARAITPVPGGVGPMTIMSLMHNTLVAACRRRGLPVPDLDG
- a CDS encoding electron transfer flavoprotein subunit beta/FixA family protein, which produces MKVLVPVKRVVDYNVKIRVRADRTGVDLSNVKMSMNPFDEIAVEEAVRLKEAGKADEVVAVSIGPAQAQDVLRTALAMGADRAILIAAEGPVEPLAVAKLLRAVVSAEAPGLVILGKQAIDDDANQTGQMLSALLGWPQATFASEIALGDGTAKVTREVDGGLQAIEVTLPAVVTADLRLNEPRYASLPNIMKAKKKPLETKTPEEFGVTVERRLTVLRVEEPVQRQAGIRLATPAELIEKLRAEAGVI
- a CDS encoding GcvT family protein, with the protein product MSAFPNRANVVIVGLGGIVGASVAHHLIENGWDGIVGIDKSGIPTDIGSTAHASDFCYATSHDLLSTWSTMYSMDFYEKMGHYARIGGLEVARVGDDERMAELKRRVDSGRAFGTNVRMISAAEAKEKFPLLEEDQIQGAMWDPDAGLVIPRSQTVAGKLVDAGVAAGKLTAFANTSALELISEDGRITGVKTTRGTIMADHVVVCAGLWGRLIAEMAGEDLPVMPVDHPLTFFGPYDAFAGTGKEIGYPLLRDQGNSAYLRDTGDPKSTEGGQIEWGYYYEKNPRLVHPREILEKDQARLSPSQRDLELEDVIEPLERAMELTPILGDLGFNESHSFNGLLQTTTDGGPSMGESRKLRGLWYAVAIWVKDGPGMGKLIADWMTHGRTHIDHHAIDYARFNDFQLDPEFIRGRCEETAAKIYNPPVHTREPFANGRGIRRSPFHEREVELGGYFMELGGWERAHGYAANEHLLEKYADQVPVRENEWDNRHFWRVSNAEQLEMSADCGLINLSHFHMTDIAGPDHVALMEYLCAAKIGGEATIGKGIYTHMLDDEGNVRADFTVFRMEDRCRLVNGADAGPRDLVYMRRMAQDRGLDVTITDVTEDYTTIGIWGPNARETLKKVVAEPERLEVENFPFAAIRTIEIAGRKVSAFRISYVGEQGWELHMRYEDGLAVWDALRATGIIAVGVETYANSRRLEKSLRLQNADLITQYNLYEADLARPKVKEAEFRGKEKHLEYRARAHQPAMLCTLVMTDNIDSTGVARYPVGSQPVLDPATGETLVDALGRRSYTTSIAFGPSIGRNIALAYLPWDYCEVGRKLEISYFDEVYPVEVAGVGYAPLYDPQNLKPRS
- a CDS encoding electron transfer flavoprotein subunit alpha/FixB family protein, which gives rise to MAILLFADHDNATLSDQTARTLTAAAQIGGEIDILIAGKDAAAAAAAAAKLAGVRKVLVAESDALEHRLAEPSAALIVSLAGDYDTILAPATTTGKNVLPRVAALLDVMQVSEVTEIVAPDTFKRPIYAGNAVEVVQSTDRIRVLTLRTAGFAAAAEGGSAPVAAVDVPAEGADLSRFVENILSQSDRPELTSAKIIVSGGRALGSEEKFREVITPLADRLGGAIGASRAAVDAGYAPNDLQVGQTGKVVAPDLYIACGISGAIQHLAGMKDSRIIVAINTDEDAPIFQVADYGLVGDLFEVVPELERQL
- the hpaR gene encoding homoprotocatechuate degradation operon regulator HpaR is translated as MQEPPKHGTAPPESAPRISGTLPVALLRAREGVMDRFRPMLAAHDVTEPQWRVLRVLAEFGETEAGPLATRAGLLAPSLTRIMRRLEARGFLHTRREAEDRRRRIVSLTAEGQSFLDRLAPQNARILAEIEEAVGRERIGTLLDEIEDLLAALGAAE
- the repB gene encoding plasmid partitioning protein RepB, whose amino-acid sequence is MARKGILSTQIPQKADAKPQVKPRMMPQGAVGALQSSLSRLQENAVQDIDPTLIDEAGLEDRLGLDWTAQRQLEDSIRTYGQQVPVLLRPNPARPGRYEIVYGRRRLIALKAIGQPVKAMIRQLDDQALVMAQGQENTARQDLSFIEKANFAAQLQEAGYDRQTIAAALSMDLPMVSRMLKVGTAFKTEFLRKIGSAPSIGRERWMLLVKCFEEDPSARTRARTATAQLEFSSLSSDDRFETVLARAQGGPAPSPAPSDSVKRQVIAEDGQTLAEVKATRRGTAVTFPAREDEGFATWIAENADDLVQELHARWQQGRAED
- the repC gene encoding plasmid replication protein RepC, translated to MRHATDFSIGRPVSACLPTGSAGQAPADSPDKWALLTTFTAAVPEYGLSHRAVTVLRALLSFFPKRELPAGKGAAIVFPSNTTLSERLGGMPESTLRRHLRQLVDTGFIARHDSPNGKRFARALGTEIRAAFGFDLSPLARRAGELAQVAARLTRRAEEIALLRAAILAHRNDLLTLCEVQGRDPAAFAALLDFTRLMLRRKVGPEELRALDTRLSATIATLAAPQDPVETAGEIPSETPETSVSNSENERHIQTEKKSVSDSEGRGRDRTRSENDTGPHRAPPLQLQDIPTTFPTFSEFFPEKIVSWQMLRDRTELLIPMLGIDRPVHVEARRGMGEDTASLVVLCILERFAEIDAPGAYLRRLSRLAARGLFDVVPMLAAQRARVAQAAGKIVS